The Kiritimatiellia bacterium genome window below encodes:
- the tatA gene encoding twin-arginine translocase TatA/TatE family subunit, with amino-acid sequence MNIGWTEILVILLIILLLFGAKRLPDLARSLGKSLREFKKGRDESGRDEGAPGPKKDNDQTGGG; translated from the coding sequence ATGAACATCGGATGGACCGAAATACTTGTAATTTTGCTGATTATCCTTTTATTGTTTGGCGCGAAACGCCTGCCGGACCTGGCGCGTTCTTTGGGCAAAAGCCTGCGCGAGTTCAAGAAGGGGCGGGACGAATCGGGCCGGGATGAAGGCGCGCCCGGGCCAAAGAAAGACAATGATCAAACCGGGGGCGGTTGA